The window CCGCTCCTGGTGTCGATGCGCCTCGCGAGTTGAAGAAGCGCGGATGTCTCCTCATCCTGCGCCTTCGTCGCGGCAAAACCAAGCTGAGCGAGTTGATCAGCATAGGCTCGTTCAATGCTGCTCCCCGGCAGGATGTCATGAAAGGCGTTGAAAAGCACAGCGTCCCAGGCATCCTTCAACCCCGTGAATCCGTCCGATGCCTCATCCGGGAGCCCGCAAAATGTCGAGGCGCGTTCGGCCCGCATGAGCTGCGCCTCGGTACGGCGGTAGGCGTATTTAAAACGAGCTACAGAAGCACTGCAGCCACGCAGGCAGAAGTTTAGCTCCCCTTCCACCGTCGGGATGGAATCTTCACCTCGCCTGTCCAGTTCCGCTCTTAACTCTCCAAAAAAGCTGTGCAGGCCGGAATGCCTTACCTCCACCTCGGGATGTTGACTGATCCACTCACGTATCTCCCGCAAGTGCCGCCGGGATGGGCCGCCCCCGTGATTGCCCAATCCGTAGAACAGCGCCGCCGTCTCGGCACCCTCCTCCTCCGCCCGCTCCAGGCAGGCATCGAGCCGCTCCCCAATGCCGGCTCGCTCGCTCGCATACCAGCCATCATGAGGACGGTAAGCCAGGATGCGCGCTCCACTGCGGGACCTCCACCAAAAGGCCTGTGAAGGAAGAGGGAATATCGCGGCTTGGGGCCGGGTGAATGCAAAGTTCTCCATGCCAGCGGCCTTCAATATCTCGGGAAGACCGGCGGAATGCCCGAAAGAGTCCGCCGCCCACGCCGTCCTCACCTCGACTCCAAAGGTCCGTCGAAAGTACTCCTTGCCGCGAATAAACTGACGAAGCATGGCCTCGGTGGAGGGGAGATTCGTATCGGGTTGAATCCAGTTGCCGCCGACAACATCCCACCGCCCCTCCTGAATCAGCCCGGCGATATCTGCGAAGAGATCCGGGGCATGCTGCTCGATGTAGCTGTAGATCGCAGCCTCCCCGCGAATAAAACGAAACTCCGGAAATTCCCTCAACAGCCCAACCATCGCCCGGCAGGTTGCGATTCCTTCATTCATTCCCTCGCGCCGATCCCACAGCCAGACGGGATCGAGATGCGCGTTGCCGATGAGGTGCAGCGTCAGCTTCACCGGAGACGCATCTTCGCAATCCGTCGTCGCGAGAGAATCGCACGATGAAGACACGTCGTTGACGGCCAGGGGGGAGGACAACATGGAGCGAATGCTGATCTATTTTGGTATTATTGTAAATACCAAAATCCAATTGAATGAAATTTCCTGCGGAACGCAAGGAATCGGCGGCCATCGTCTTCATCACACGCGATGCCAATGGATCACCATGGCATTCTTGCGATCTCTTCAGACTTCGGTTCCTCACGAAATCCCTCTTCTTGGTCTTTTTATCATGACAATGATGAGAAGCATTTATAGAGTTCCGACGATCCTGCGCTCATAGCCTCGCGTCCCACCACCTCATGCCCTTCAACGATCAAAGTCTGCTGCCCGCCTACGCACGGGTGTCCAAAGAGCTGCAGTCGCGGCTTTCCCGGATGGCCGTCGGGGCTCGAATGCCATCGGAGAGAGAACTTTGCATCGAGATGGGCGTCAGCCGAGTGACCTTGCGCAAGGCCATGGAACCATTTCACCGGGGTGGCTTCCTGGAAACCCGCCGGGGCGGCGGCACCTGGCTCGCCAAGGAGGTCACCGCTCCGCGCAACGACGCGGAGACTCCGGCGAGGCTCATCGGACTCGTCGTTCCGTCTGTAGCCATCAGCCTGCCAGCCCGCATTGTCCAAGGCGCGGAAGCCCTGGCCGCAGAGCGGGATTTTCACGTGGCACTGGCCCATGACCACGGCGACATGGACTACCAGATCAAGCAGCTCGCCCGCATGGTCGACGGCAATCTCGCAGGGATCGCGGTATTCCCCGATGTGGCAAATCTCGAGCGTCCGGTATTTCGGGACCTGATCAAGCGCATCAAGGCAAAGTCGATCCCTCTCGTCATGATCGATCGTTATCTGCCCGATATCGACACACCCAGCGTCCTTTCCGACAACGTCGCGGGGGCCTACGCGGCCACCGAGCACATGATTCTCAAGGGCCATCGCCGCCTGGCCCTCCTCTCCTTTGGCGAACGTTCCGGCGTGAGTGATTATGAGCGTCGCAAAGGATTCCTCAATGCCCTGCAGGATTATGGGATCAGGGCAAACCCCATTCATGAAGCCGCGCTAGGTGGAGTCAACCACGAGGAACTGGCCAGGAAGGTCGTCGGCGAATGGCTTGCAGCCGATGCCGCCCGAGGCGCGGTCCGCCCGCAGTTCGACGGGATATTCTGCATGCAGGATAACATGGCCTACGGAGCCTTCCTGGCGCTGCGAGAGGCGGGATTCTCCGTACCCAAGGACGTCGCCCTGGTGGGGTATGACAATCTTAACCGCGAGATTTTCCAGGCTGCCGGGCTGAATCTCACGAGCATCGATCAGCCGGCGGAAAAAATCGGTCGCCGGGCGGCAGCCCTCCTGATTGATCAGATCGAGGAACGCTCTGCAGCCCCCAAGCCCCGCCACATTTTGCTGCGACCGCAGTTGATCGTCCGGGACACCTGAGCGCCTTTCCACTGTCCTCATACGAGTACGCCCACACCAGCCCGAATCCGAAGTGCAACATTTCTTCGACCGCATCCAGGAAAAATCCCGAGACTTCTCGAAGCCGACGGTACGTATCGTCGCCTTTGGCGACAGCGTCACACAAGGCGTGATGGAACAACATGTCCTCGACAGCTCCAGTGTCTATCACCGGCAGGTGCAGATGAAGCTGGAGGATATTTACCCGACCGCCAGCTTTTCAACCTTCAACGCGGGAGTCTCCGGTGACAATGTGACGAATGCTCTCAAGCGCCTGGAGCGGGATGTCTTGAGCCAGAGGCCCGACCTTGTCCTGATTGCCTTTGGACTAAACGACTCCCTCAAGGGAGAACCGGGACTCGCCGAGTTTTCAGCAGGTTTGTCCGAGATGGTCCGCACCATTCGCAAGGAGACCGAGGCCGACATCATGCTATTGACTCCTCCTTTCATGGCCCGGAAGCCGAGCTTCCGCATCCATCCGGACCATCTCGGCATGGCGGATGCGATCATCACAATCCAGAGCACAGGCGTGCTGGAG of the Terrimicrobium sacchariphilum genome contains:
- a CDS encoding substrate-binding domain-containing protein is translated as MPFNDQSLLPAYARVSKELQSRLSRMAVGARMPSERELCIEMGVSRVTLRKAMEPFHRGGFLETRRGGGTWLAKEVTAPRNDAETPARLIGLVVPSVAISLPARIVQGAEALAAERDFHVALAHDHGDMDYQIKQLARMVDGNLAGIAVFPDVANLERPVFRDLIKRIKAKSIPLVMIDRYLPDIDTPSVLSDNVAGAYAATEHMILKGHRRLALLSFGERSGVSDYERRKGFLNALQDYGIRANPIHEAALGGVNHEELARKVVGEWLAADAARGAVRPQFDGIFCMQDNMAYGAFLALREAGFSVPKDVALVGYDNLNREIFQAAGLNLTSIDQPAEKIGRRAAALLIDQIEERSAAPKPRHILLRPQLIVRDT
- a CDS encoding SGNH/GDSL hydrolase family protein; its protein translation is MQHFFDRIQEKSRDFSKPTVRIVAFGDSVTQGVMEQHVLDSSSVYHRQVQMKLEDIYPTASFSTFNAGVSGDNVTNALKRLERDVLSQRPDLVLIAFGLNDSLKGEPGLAEFSAGLSEMVRTIRKETEADIMLLTPPFMARKPSFRIHPDHLGMADAIITIQSTGVLERYADVIRAIAREHNIPLADIHKEWARLAASGLDTDVWLINGLNHPDHRGHRLAAHLVFHHLLACRP